Proteins encoded together in one Oceanobacillus iheyensis HTE831 window:
- a CDS encoding PepSY domain-containing protein, which translates to MSRKNVLLAAAVGVAIGYIAREQVSKQTKITPEKALNQAKEMFKRKGPISGSWIYMKPEEIEKNGLLYDVYRGGVTRNIDGDNKQYEFYVDIETGAVIDTKEAV; encoded by the coding sequence TTGAGTAGAAAAAATGTACTTCTTGCTGCAGCAGTTGGTGTTGCAATTGGTTATATAGCAAGAGAACAAGTTAGCAAACAAACAAAAATCACACCAGAAAAAGCATTAAATCAAGCGAAGGAAATGTTTAAACGTAAAGGTCCAATTAGTGGTTCCTGGATTTATATGAAGCCAGAAGAAATTGAGAAAAATGGTTTATTATATGACGTCTACCGAGGTGGAGTAACCCGCAATATAGATGGCGATAATAAACAATATGAGTTTTATGTAGATATTGAAACTGGTGCTGTAATAGACACAAAAGAAGCTGTGTAA
- a CDS encoding YndM family protein, translated as MQKGKLTMKYIGAFFLKFLITLFTLWIVLGFIYGNLFSSIFLLSVIIATITYIGDLFTLPRLSSQAAIISDFILYWIVLWLASITIINEVYSITIATLISAISLSLSEIYFHHYMLDDVIRQKKMGEIAYFPTHRFQTETSEEITPSENDDDSNKE; from the coding sequence ATGCAGAAAGGAAAACTAACGATGAAATATATTGGAGCATTTTTTTTAAAATTTTTAATTACATTATTCACGTTGTGGATAGTTCTCGGATTTATATATGGTAATTTATTTAGCTCTATTTTTCTATTAAGTGTAATTATAGCAACGATTACCTACATTGGAGACTTATTCACCTTGCCAAGGTTAAGTTCACAAGCAGCTATCATAAGTGATTTCATCTTATACTGGATTGTACTTTGGCTTGCTAGTATTACCATAATTAATGAAGTGTATAGTATCACTATAGCTACACTTATATCTGCTATTTCATTATCTTTAAGCGAAATTTACTTTCATCATTACATGTTGGATGATGTCATTCGTCAAAAAAAGATGGGAGAAATCGCATACTTTCCTACACATCGTTTTCAAACTGAAACTAGTGAAGAAATAACTCCATCTGAAAATGACGATGATAGCAATAAAGAATAG
- a CDS encoding sodium:solute symporter family protein, translating into MNTTMIWTGIVIYIVIAIIIALLSRQGKQSNMTSYFLGDRKLGGFVSALSYSATTYSAFMLVGLAGLTYSGGVGALGFELIYLMGVSLVAFFGPRYWLVGKKYGYVTPSQMLGDRYQHRGVAIAVAIANGLFLIPYSAVQLAGIGYLLQGVSNQAITFSTGVIIATLLAIVFSYIAGIRSVAWTDSLQSLFMIIGSTLVVIFLVNKLGGISGFFSQLETHSPEMLTVPGNGFFSFWTFLGLTIPWFFFSISNPQVSQRLFMPASLKSMRQMLIGFMIFGFIYTIVAITWGFTAFILNPGMENADLATPFILSSDAIPSVLAVIVMIGIMAAAISTIDSILLTVSSLFAKDVYGNIRKNSNDQTQLKVGKIVIPIIAILAFLFAELQLNLIAVLSVASSAGLIVVVPAIIGCFFWKKGTAAGVLSSVIIAGLLVCILEIFQLNPLGIASGLWGLSVSTILFIVISLLTKAPKQKADEFIDYIKNEMKRINA; encoded by the coding sequence ATGAATACAACAATGATTTGGACTGGAATAGTTATCTATATTGTTATTGCAATCATTATTGCATTACTTTCTCGACAAGGAAAACAATCCAATATGACCTCTTATTTTTTAGGAGATAGAAAGCTAGGCGGATTTGTTTCTGCTCTTAGTTATAGTGCAACTACATATAGTGCCTTTATGTTAGTCGGACTAGCAGGTTTAACTTACAGTGGTGGTGTAGGAGCTTTAGGGTTTGAATTAATTTATTTAATGGGGGTTTCCCTCGTTGCTTTTTTCGGCCCTCGATATTGGCTCGTTGGAAAAAAATACGGATATGTTACACCATCACAGATGCTCGGTGATCGGTATCAACATAGAGGTGTTGCCATTGCTGTTGCTATCGCTAATGGATTATTTCTAATTCCTTATAGTGCTGTTCAACTAGCAGGGATTGGATATTTACTACAAGGCGTGTCAAATCAAGCAATTACATTTAGCACTGGAGTAATTATCGCAACACTTTTAGCTATTGTCTTTTCATATATAGCCGGTATACGTTCAGTTGCTTGGACAGACTCATTACAATCTTTATTTATGATTATCGGTTCTACACTGGTTGTTATATTCTTGGTTAATAAATTAGGTGGTATCAGTGGATTCTTTAGCCAATTAGAAACTCACAGTCCAGAGATGTTAACCGTTCCAGGTAATGGATTTTTTAGCTTTTGGACATTTTTAGGGTTAACCATTCCTTGGTTTTTCTTTAGTATTTCCAATCCGCAAGTTAGTCAGCGATTGTTTATGCCTGCTTCTTTAAAAAGTATGCGTCAAATGTTAATTGGTTTTATGATATTTGGATTTATTTATACGATTGTTGCAATTACGTGGGGATTCACTGCTTTTATCTTAAATCCAGGTATGGAAAATGCTGATCTCGCAACACCGTTCATTCTGTCATCAGACGCTATCCCTTCTGTATTAGCAGTCATCGTAATGATTGGTATTATGGCAGCAGCTATTTCAACAATTGACTCTATTTTACTTACCGTGTCATCTTTGTTTGCAAAAGACGTCTATGGTAACATTCGAAAAAATAGTAATGATCAAACTCAATTAAAAGTAGGAAAAATCGTAATTCCTATTATTGCTATTCTTGCATTTTTATTTGCAGAGTTACAATTAAATCTCATCGCAGTTTTATCAGTGGCATCATCAGCGGGACTTATCGTTGTAGTTCCAGCAATTATAGGATGTTTCTTCTGGAAAAAAGGAACTGCTGCAGGTGTTCTATCCAGTGTGATTATTGCTGGATTACTTGTTTGTATTTTAGAGATTTTTCAGTTAAATCCATTAGGGATAGCTTCTGGTCTTTGGGGATTATCCGTATCGACCATATTATTTATCGTTATTAGTTTACTAACGAAAGCTCCTAAACAAAAAGCTGATGAATTTATCGACTATATTAAAAATGAAATGAAAAGAATCAATGCCTAA
- a CDS encoding thioredoxin family protein, whose protein sequence is MYGIITIIETNYNASYDRCRKEVDYMKLLETNEQFESYKQEGPVIFMFTAGWCPDCRIIEPILPEIEQQFNEYQFVEINRDDFIEICQSNNVYGIPSFLAFENGKELGRFVSKDRKTKEEIEHFILSLKE, encoded by the coding sequence ATGTATGGTATAATCACGATAATTGAAACGAATTACAATGCAAGCTATGATAGGTGTAGAAAGGAAGTAGATTACATGAAACTATTAGAAACGAACGAACAATTTGAATCCTATAAACAAGAGGGTCCAGTTATTTTTATGTTCACTGCTGGATGGTGTCCAGATTGTAGAATAATAGAGCCTATTTTACCGGAAATCGAACAACAATTTAATGAATATCAATTTGTAGAAATAAATCGTGATGACTTTATCGAAATATGTCAATCCAATAATGTGTATGGGATACCAAGTTTTTTAGCATTTGAAAATGGGAAAGAACTTGGCCGGTTTGTCAGTAAAGACCGAAAAACAAAAGAAGAGATTGAACACTTTATTCTCAGCCTTAAAGAATAG
- a CDS encoding DUF84 family protein, which produces MQIQVGSQNPTKIQAVKEMFPNIDVIGVQAESGVSAQPFSDEETKLGAITRAKYCAMNNPYTIGVGLEGGVMYIDNELYLCNWGALVTPENDIITASGARIKIPNDVEEGLLKNIELGELMDTYAEKKDVSKKEGAIGIFTNQLITRKEMFRHVVTLLKGQWMLLNSNNH; this is translated from the coding sequence ATGCAAATACAAGTAGGATCACAAAATCCAACGAAAATTCAAGCAGTAAAAGAAATGTTTCCAAATATAGATGTAATCGGAGTTCAGGCAGAATCAGGAGTGAGTGCGCAACCTTTTAGTGATGAAGAAACTAAATTAGGAGCTATTACCAGAGCGAAATATTGCGCCATGAATAATCCATATACAATTGGAGTAGGTCTCGAAGGTGGAGTTATGTATATAGACAACGAGTTGTATCTCTGTAACTGGGGAGCATTAGTTACACCTGAAAATGATATCATTACAGCTAGTGGCGCAAGAATAAAAATCCCTAATGATGTCGAAGAGGGCTTATTAAAAAATATAGAACTTGGAGAATTAATGGATACATATGCGGAAAAAAAGGATGTTAGTAAAAAGGAAGGCGCAATTGGTATTTTCACAAACCAACTGATTACTAGGAAAGAAATGTTTCGTCATGTCGTCACTTTGTTAAAAGGTCAATGGATGCTATTAAATAGCAACAACCATTAA
- a CDS encoding DUF1444 domain-containing protein: protein MAKMTTIKMKRLLEDRLKNPEYRIVYKRDDDALRIEWRDSGQGMTVSLPNLITKYNNRGDIAIQEMEEHIIEALKIMNETHHLQGMEKHIFPVLRSPSFPIETKAGKKLIYKDHTAETRVFYALDLGKSYRLIDEELLKEEEWTLDRLDEIASFNVRSLSHEVKKDQVADNDFYFLATQDGYDASRILNEAFLEEMKANAQGELTVAVPHQDVLIIADIQNKMGYDILAQMTMKFFAEGRIPITSLSFVYEDRKLEPIFILAKNKPEK, encoded by the coding sequence ATGGCTAAAATGACAACTATAAAAATGAAACGACTCCTCGAAGATCGTTTGAAAAATCCGGAGTATCGTATCGTATATAAACGAGATGATGATGCTCTCCGTATTGAATGGAGAGATTCTGGACAAGGGATGACTGTGTCACTCCCTAATCTTATTACCAAATACAATAATCGTGGTGATATCGCCATTCAAGAAATGGAAGAACATATTATAGAAGCTTTAAAGATAATGAATGAAACGCATCATTTACAAGGGATGGAAAAGCACATATTTCCTGTATTACGATCTCCGTCTTTTCCGATAGAAACAAAAGCTGGGAAGAAACTAATTTATAAGGATCACACTGCCGAGACGAGAGTTTTTTATGCTTTAGACTTAGGGAAATCGTATCGTCTTATTGATGAAGAATTATTAAAAGAAGAAGAATGGACCTTGGACCGTTTAGATGAAATTGCTAGCTTTAATGTCCGCTCATTATCACATGAAGTAAAGAAAGACCAGGTAGCTGATAATGATTTCTATTTCTTAGCAACTCAAGATGGCTATGATGCTAGTCGTATTTTAAACGAAGCATTTCTAGAAGAGATGAAAGCAAATGCGCAAGGTGAATTAACAGTAGCTGTACCACATCAAGACGTGTTAATTATTGCTGACATACAAAATAAAATGGGTTATGATATTTTAGCGCAGATGACAATGAAGTTTTTTGCTGAAGGACGAATTCCAATAACATCACTTTCCTTTGTGTATGAAGATAGAAAGTTGGAACCTATCTTTATTTTAGCGAAAAACAAACCAGAAAAATAA
- a CDS encoding YtnP family quorum-quenching lactonase, giving the protein METLQIGRAKLTWLNGGVTHLDGGAMFGVVPKPLWSKKYPVNDKNQIELRTDPILLQLDGKNILIDSGIGINKLTEKQKRNFGVREESNVVGSLESLNLTVNDIGIILMTHLHYDHACGLTETLEEGYQSVFPHADIYVSQIEWDEMRNPNIRSINSYWEMNWKPIVKQIVPFEEEIEILPGLSMIHTGGHSDGHSIIRFTDGEYTFTHMADLMPTHAHQSALWVLAYDDYPIDSVHQKEKWMEVCYKEKSWITFYHDAYYRAIKFDEHGEKLNHVERNR; this is encoded by the coding sequence GTGGAAACTCTACAAATTGGACGGGCAAAATTAACCTGGTTAAATGGAGGAGTAACGCATTTAGATGGAGGAGCAATGTTTGGGGTTGTTCCGAAACCACTGTGGTCAAAAAAATATCCTGTCAATGATAAGAATCAAATTGAGTTACGAACGGATCCGATATTATTACAACTGGATGGAAAAAATATATTAATTGATTCTGGAATCGGCATAAATAAGTTAACTGAAAAACAGAAACGTAACTTTGGAGTGAGAGAAGAATCAAATGTAGTGGGTTCCTTAGAAAGTTTAAATCTAACAGTAAATGATATTGGAATTATATTAATGACCCATTTGCATTATGATCATGCATGTGGATTGACGGAAACTCTAGAAGAAGGATATCAGAGTGTATTTCCTCATGCGGATATCTATGTGTCACAAATAGAATGGGATGAAATGCGTAATCCAAATATTCGGTCGATAAATTCTTATTGGGAGATGAATTGGAAACCAATTGTGAAACAGATAGTCCCTTTTGAAGAAGAAATTGAAATCTTACCTGGTTTATCGATGATACATACTGGCGGACACAGCGATGGTCATTCTATAATCCGATTTACGGATGGGGAGTATACATTCACGCATATGGCCGATCTCATGCCAACGCACGCACATCAAAGTGCGTTATGGGTATTGGCATATGATGATTATCCAATTGATTCTGTGCATCAAAAAGAGAAATGGATGGAAGTTTGTTATAAAGAAAAATCGTGGATTACGTTTTATCATGACGCCTACTATAGAGCAATAAAATTCGATGAACATGGTGAAAAGTTGAACCATGTTGAAAGAAATCGATAA
- a CDS encoding NAD-dependent succinate-semialdehyde dehydrogenase → MVKMQEWIEVTNPATGEVIDRVERGGKVEAREAVDKASEAFNDWSKRTAYERSELLMNWNALITKHQDELAEIMTMEQGKPIKEALGEVQYANNFVSWYAEEGKRLYGETIPASKADKRILVQRQPVGVIAAITPWNFPAAMITRKVAPALAVGCTAVVKPASATPRTAIRLAELAEEAGIPKGVLQVVTGSSGDISDAWMQDSRVRKISFTGSTEVGKILMKKSAETVKKVSLELGGHAPLIVMKDADIEKAAEGATASKFRNAGQTCVCTNRIYVHESIKDEFIKAFERKVRELRVGNGLEEGIDIGPLIDHDALEKVETHIRDAAHKGASIVYGGDKVGDDSLFYKPTILSNVTDNMLCMTEETFGPVAPVTTFSTEEEAVKRANHSPYGLAAYLFTENLATAIRISEQLEYGIVGINDGVPSTAQAPFGGFKESGIGREGGHHGMEEYVEVKYISIQL, encoded by the coding sequence ATGGTAAAGATGCAAGAGTGGATTGAAGTAACGAATCCAGCAACAGGTGAAGTGATTGATCGTGTGGAGCGTGGAGGGAAAGTTGAAGCAAGAGAAGCTGTAGATAAAGCTTCAGAGGCTTTCAATGATTGGTCCAAACGTACGGCTTATGAACGAAGTGAGTTGTTAATGAATTGGAATGCGTTAATAACAAAACATCAGGATGAGTTAGCGGAAATTATGACAATGGAACAAGGAAAACCTATTAAGGAAGCTTTAGGAGAGGTACAATATGCGAATAATTTTGTATCTTGGTACGCTGAGGAAGGAAAGCGCCTATATGGAGAGACGATACCTGCTTCAAAAGCAGACAAAAGGATTCTTGTGCAACGTCAGCCAGTTGGTGTTATAGCAGCGATTACTCCTTGGAATTTCCCGGCAGCTATGATTACTCGCAAAGTTGCTCCTGCATTGGCTGTTGGTTGTACAGCCGTCGTTAAACCTGCAAGCGCAACCCCTAGAACAGCAATCCGATTGGCAGAATTAGCGGAAGAAGCAGGTATTCCAAAAGGAGTTCTGCAAGTTGTAACTGGTAGTTCTGGTGATATTAGTGATGCATGGATGCAAGATAGTAGAGTAAGGAAGATATCGTTTACTGGTTCTACTGAAGTAGGGAAAATATTAATGAAAAAATCAGCAGAAACTGTAAAGAAAGTTTCTTTGGAACTGGGTGGACATGCTCCTTTAATCGTTATGAAAGATGCTGATATCGAAAAAGCCGCTGAAGGAGCTACAGCATCAAAATTCCGAAATGCTGGTCAAACTTGTGTTTGTACGAATCGGATATACGTTCATGAATCCATTAAAGATGAGTTTATCAAAGCATTTGAACGGAAAGTAAGAGAGTTAAGAGTAGGTAACGGTTTAGAAGAAGGCATTGACATCGGACCACTGATTGACCATGATGCATTAGAAAAAGTGGAAACACATATACGAGATGCAGCTCATAAAGGAGCTTCCATTGTATATGGAGGAGATAAGGTGGGGGATGATAGTTTGTTTTATAAACCGACTATATTATCCAATGTAACTGATAATATGTTATGTATGACGGAAGAGACATTTGGACCGGTAGCTCCAGTTACTACTTTTTCAACGGAAGAAGAAGCAGTCAAACGAGCAAACCACTCTCCATATGGACTTGCAGCATATCTATTTACTGAGAATCTGGCTACAGCAATTCGTATAAGTGAACAATTAGAATATGGTATTGTAGGTATAAATGATGGAGTACCATCCACAGCTCAAGCACCTTTTGGTGGTTTTAAAGAAAGTGGAATAGGAAGAGAAGGCGGCCATCATGGAATGGAAGAGTATGTAGAGGTTAAATATATTTCTATACAGCTTTAA
- a CDS encoding YtoQ family protein has translation MELTVYLAGQIHDNWRDEVEKIAKSKNLPLHFVSPQTTHDRSDDIGETVIGKQPSNLHRDDAASSINNFRTQVLLSKSDIVIALFGESYKQWNTAMDASIALTLGKPTIIVRPESLIHPLKEISNKANVTVETVEQALEVIAYIYE, from the coding sequence ATGGAATTAACGGTTTATTTAGCTGGACAAATTCATGATAATTGGAGAGATGAGGTGGAAAAAATAGCAAAATCGAAGAATTTACCTCTTCATTTTGTGTCTCCGCAAACGACCCATGATCGATCCGATGATATTGGTGAGACAGTAATCGGCAAACAACCGAGTAATTTACATAGAGATGATGCAGCATCGAGTATTAATAATTTTCGTACACAAGTCCTTCTTTCTAAATCTGATATTGTTATTGCTTTATTCGGTGAGTCCTATAAACAATGGAATACGGCAATGGATGCTAGCATTGCACTTACATTAGGAAAACCAACGATTATCGTCCGACCAGAATCTTTAATTCATCCTTTAAAAGAAATTTCCAATAAAGCAAATGTAACCGTTGAGACGGTTGAACAAGCTTTAGAAGTTATTGCTTATATTTATGAATAA
- a CDS encoding M42 family metallopeptidase, whose amino-acid sequence MRVERETLSLFKTLTELQGAPGNEHPVRNFMKGELEKYSDEVIQDNLGGTFGVKHGNGPRVMVAGHMDEVGFMVTQITDNGMLRFQPLGGWWNQVMLAQRVQVMTANGPVIGVIGSIPPHLLTEAQRSKPMEIKNMLIDIGADDKEDVKKIGVKPGDSIVPITPFEPMANEKKILAKAWDNRYGCGLAIELLKELQNEQLPNQLYSGATVQEEVGLRGAQVAANMIQPDVFYALDASPANDASGDKQAFGQLGKGALLRIFDRTMVTHNGMREYVLDTAESNNIPYQYFISQGGTDAGRVHLANDGVPSAVVGICSRYIHTSASIIHVDDYAAAKELLIKLVKGTDSSFVSQLKEK is encoded by the coding sequence ATGAGAGTGGAGAGAGAAACGCTATCGCTTTTTAAAACATTAACGGAACTACAAGGTGCACCTGGTAATGAACACCCGGTACGTAATTTTATGAAGGGTGAATTAGAAAAATATTCGGATGAGGTTATACAAGATAATCTAGGCGGAACTTTTGGTGTGAAGCATGGGAATGGACCTAGAGTTATGGTGGCAGGTCACATGGATGAAGTTGGATTTATGGTCACACAAATTACAGATAACGGCATGTTACGCTTTCAACCACTTGGTGGTTGGTGGAATCAAGTTATGCTTGCACAAAGAGTTCAGGTTATGACTGCAAACGGACCGGTTATTGGGGTTATTGGTTCGATACCGCCCCATTTACTTACGGAGGCGCAACGCAGTAAACCAATGGAAATTAAAAATATGCTTATTGATATTGGTGCAGACGATAAAGAAGATGTAAAGAAAATAGGTGTAAAGCCAGGCGACAGTATCGTTCCAATCACACCATTCGAGCCTATGGCCAATGAAAAAAAGATTTTAGCAAAAGCTTGGGATAATCGTTATGGATGCGGATTAGCTATTGAATTGTTAAAAGAGTTACAAAATGAACAGCTACCAAATCAGCTATATTCTGGAGCAACGGTACAGGAAGAAGTTGGACTTAGAGGAGCACAAGTAGCGGCAAATATGATTCAACCTGATGTGTTCTATGCATTAGATGCATCTCCAGCCAATGATGCTTCTGGAGATAAACAAGCATTTGGTCAATTAGGAAAAGGAGCATTACTTCGTATATTTGATCGAACAATGGTAACACATAATGGTATGCGAGAATATGTACTTGATACTGCAGAAAGCAATAATATTCCATATCAGTATTTTATCTCACAAGGAGGAACAGATGCAGGTCGTGTACATCTTGCTAATGATGGAGTTCCCTCTGCAGTAGTCGGAATTTGTTCACGCTATATTCACACTTCAGCGTCTATTATTCATGTAGATGATTATGCAGCTGCAAAAGAATTGCTTATAAAATTAGTTAAAGGTACAGATAGTTCCTTCGTATCCCAATTAAAAGAAAAATAA
- a CDS encoding FUSC family protein — MEFNIGPRMVKTGLAVALTLLITGLFDVQFEIIAAIATVLAMQPSIMRSFNYIKEVLLSNTVGVIFAVIGILLLGSHPISVGAVVIIAIAINIKLGLNKTVSLTVLTIVSIMLASTDDHANMLYIVERVSLVAVGVISAFVINVIVNPPDHQKILFSMIKRASEKSNFLLRVIPSKTMSIPQVRDEEREIEKEINKARDYFDIITDERNRLFIRKRIDFLRNIIIYKHMIQVLRKKFTLIIELEKNLHEIEKIASGKSHLIKKLVSEINNYSENVFLMYEDRIVLDRDLQKETKNAMRVTINNLIEALQGSDYEKWHYVFPVANSIIELFYELDKLERFVRRKEQKQYDQ; from the coding sequence ATGGAATTTAATATTGGACCGCGTATGGTGAAAACTGGTCTTGCGGTTGCACTGACATTACTTATTACAGGATTGTTTGATGTGCAATTTGAGATCATTGCTGCAATTGCAACAGTTCTTGCCATGCAACCATCTATTATGCGGTCTTTTAATTACATTAAAGAAGTATTACTATCAAACACGGTAGGTGTTATTTTTGCCGTCATCGGTATTCTATTGTTAGGAAGTCATCCGATATCTGTCGGAGCGGTTGTAATTATTGCAATCGCAATTAACATTAAATTAGGTTTGAATAAGACGGTTAGTCTAACAGTTTTAACAATAGTCAGCATTATGCTGGCAAGTACGGATGATCATGCAAATATGTTGTACATTGTAGAACGAGTTTCTTTAGTAGCAGTAGGGGTAATATCTGCTTTTGTTATTAATGTCATTGTGAATCCACCAGATCATCAAAAAATATTGTTTAGTATGATAAAACGAGCGAGTGAAAAATCTAACTTTCTTCTTCGGGTTATTCCAAGTAAAACAATGAGCATTCCACAAGTAAGAGACGAGGAACGGGAGATTGAAAAGGAAATCAATAAAGCTAGAGACTATTTCGATATAATTACGGATGAAAGAAATCGCTTATTTATTCGTAAGCGTATAGATTTTCTAAGAAACATTATAATCTATAAGCATATGATTCAAGTTTTAAGAAAGAAATTTACATTAATTATTGAATTAGAGAAGAATTTACATGAGATAGAAAAAATCGCTAGCGGAAAGTCTCATCTAATCAAAAAGTTGGTAAGTGAGATTAATAATTATAGTGAGAATGTATTTTTAATGTATGAAGATCGCATCGTATTGGATCGAGATTTACAAAAAGAAACAAAAAACGCAATGCGAGTAACGATTAATAACTTAATTGAGGCTCTTCAAGGTAGTGACTATGAAAAATGGCACTATGTTTTTCCGGTTGCTAATAGTATTATCGAACTGTTTTATGAATTGGATAAATTGGAGCGGTTTGTACGTCGTAAAGAACAAAAACAATATGATCAGTAA